DNA from Brachyspira aalborgi:
TATCAACCCATCTTGAATTTAATCCTTTTGTTAAAATATTTGTATATTCTTCTCCCAAAGGCTCGAAAGCTTTACTCAAAATATTAACCGCATCGTTAAAAGTATTTTTTATTTTTACATTTTTCACTATTGGAGCGTATTTGTCATATTGTCTAAAATCTTTTATTCTCAATTTTTTCTGACAATATTTATAATAATTATGCAAAGAAGGAAGCGCATTATGAACGCTCTCAATTAAACTATCATAAACGCTTATGGGAATATCGTCTTGGAATAATTCCATTTCTCTAACGCTTTTATAATTTCTAATTTTAGCCGAAAATATATCTTGCTTAATTTGGCTTGCATAAAGTTCCGCTAAAGTATTTTTATGTTTATCGTATTCTTTATAAAATTGATTGTAGCTTTCTTTTCTTATCTTTCTATCTTGACTCTGCTGAAAACTTGAAAAAGTGGCATGAGTTAAGGGCATTTTTTTATTATTTATTTTAATCTCTCCAAAATCCAAATCGGCGTCATTTAAAGTGTCGAATACATTTGAAGCCGTTGAAGATAATTCGCCCTGCAACGCGAGTATTCTCTCTTCTTTTTCCGACAAAGTATGAGGTTTATATTTAAGAATATTATTCAAATAAATTAAATATTCTTTTAAAACTTCGTCTTTTAAAAAAGATTTAATTTTTTTATCTTCTATACTCATTAATTCTGGTCCAAAAAAACTTAAATTTGCTGAAATTTCAGAAGATAATTTTGATAATCTCGCCGCTTTAATATTTGAATCGTTATTTGTTAAATCTTCCGTTTGTTTTAAGAAAGCATAAGAACCTAATTTTTCCAAAATTATTGACGCTTTCATTATAGAATCTAATATATTTTTTAATTCGCTTGCAGAGTTCGATAAATTGCCTTTGAATTTTTTCGCTTTATTTGAAAATTCTTCCATTTTCTTAAAATCGCTTTCAAATTCTTTATCGTTTTTATATAGCAAAGTTAGATTCCAAGTATCTTCGGTTTTTACATTTTTTCTTAAAATTAATTTATTTTCCATTTTTGTATCCTCTTATAAATCGTAAAATATAGAATTAAAAATTTATTTATCCAAACTTGAAGTGCAATTAGGACATTTAACCGCTTTTATGTTTATATTAGAAAAACAATAAGGGCAGGCTTTTTCCGTAATTTCTTTTTGCTCTTTTTCTTTTTTTACAAAAGAATTTTCCATTTTATTAAAAGCTTTTATAACTAAAAATATTGCCAAAGCCGTTATAAAAAAAGTTATAAGAGTATTGATAAAAACGCCGTAGCTTATAACGACAGCTCCTGCGGATTTAGCGGCTTCCAAAGAATGATAAGGTCCTTCGTTTTCAACGCCTTTTTTTATAACTAAAAATATATTAGAAAAATCTATTCCTTTTAAAAGCAAACCTATTGGAGGCATTAAAATATCATTAACCAACGAATCTGCTATTTTGCTAAACGCCGCTCCTATAATAATACCGACAGACATATCGAGTATATTTCCTCTCATAATAAACTTTTTAAACTCTTGTAGCATGATTTAATCTCCGTAATTTTTAATTTGCGTATAATTATATATTAATAAAATGAAAATTAAAAGTATGATTTAAATATTTTTATGAAACTTTTGATTATGATTAAATTAAAAATCGGCTATAAATTTGATTTAAACATGTTTTATGATATACTTTGAAAATACCAATCAAAATATATAATAATAAGTAATAGAAATTTCAAGTTAACATAATACTTATTATAGGAACATAAATTATTAAATTATGATTAAATTTCACTTAAATTTTTGATAATTTATTATTTTTTGATTAATATGCTAATTAAAGAATACAAACAATATTTATATTTTACCGTTGATATTTTATTTTTTGTATGTTATAATGGCTTTTATTATAAATTATTGAGGTTGCATATTCCGATAATAAGTAATATGTTAACAAACTCTGGGAGAAAAATATATGAATGACAAAACTATAAACAATATTGTATGGTGGATACCTATTAGGAAATTAAGAGATAAAGTCAGATACGATTTATTAAAACTTGTAGAAGAAAGAAAATATATGCCCCCGAAATTGAAATATCTATTAAACGAAATAATCATAGATGGCGAAAATATTGAAACCGATGAAGAAAATAGAAAATTAATAAAAGATATATTAATAAATTCGGAAAATGAAAATAATAGTATTCTTCATAACTATTTTATTAACAATAATTCAAACGCAATACATAAAGGCTTTTCGTATTTCGATTTGTATGAAAGATATTTTTCAAGATTTAAAGGCAGGGATATTAATTTATTAGAAATAGGAGTTCAGAATGGAGGTTCTACTAAAATGTGGGAGTATTATTTTAAAAAAATAAATCCCAATTTTAAAATAAACATATTTGGATTAGATATTGACAATAGAGTTAAATCACTTGGTATTGAAAACGAAAATATAAAATTATTTGTAGGCTCTCAATCCGATAGAGATTTTTTAAGGAAATTAAAATCCGAAATACCAAAAATAGACATATTGATTGATGATGGCGGGCATCGTATGGAAGAACAAATTATAACTTTTGAAGAAATGTATTCCCATATAAAAGACGATGGAATTTATTGGTGTGAAGATTGTGGAACATCTTATTGGAAAGGACATTATGGTGGCGGTTATAAAAATCCAAATTCTTATATAGAATATATGAAAAATTTAATAGACTCTATAAATGCATACAATGCTACTGAAAAAGATAATTTAAGAGTTTCAAATTTTACGAATACTGCATACGGAATATATTTCCATGAAAATGTCGTGGTTGTAGAGAAAAAATTAAGAAATCCTTATTATGTCAATATTGCAATAGGTTCAAGTATCGGAAAACATATTATTTATTAAAATATTTTTTAAATAAAATGAATAATTCAATTAATTTTTTATTACAAATTGTAAATTAAAAATATTATTAAATAATAATTAATTGTTTATAAATTAATTATTTAAACTTTGAAATTAAAATAATCCTTTTATATTTCCTTTTTTGTCTATGTCAATATTGCAAGCTGCGGGAATTTTAGGAAGACCAGGCATATCAATTATTCCGCCAGCCATAGCGATTATAAAGCCCGCGCCAGAAGCGAGTTTTATTTCGTCAATATTTAAAGTATAATTTTTAGGCGCTCCGAGTAATGAAGGATTATCGGATATTGACTTTTGCGTTTTTGAGATGCAAATCGGAAAATTCCCAAATCCTAAACTTTCGGCTTTTTTTATCATTTTAAGCGCTTTATTTGAAAATTCTATTTTTTCAGCTCCGTATATTTCTTTGCATATAATTTCAATTTTTTCTTTTACGGGCAAATTTAATTTATATAAAGGTTTGTAATTTGATTTTTTTGTTTCTATAATTTTTACGACTTTTTTAGCCAATTCTTTAGCGCCGTTTCCTCCATGCTCCCAAGCCTCGCATAAAGCTATTTTGATATTCAAAGATTTGCAATGTTCTTTTATAAGATTTATTTCTTTTTCTGTATCGGAAGAAAATTTATTTATAGCGACAATAATCGGAATATTATATTTTTGCATATTTTCTATATGTTTATCTAAATTGTCAAAACCTTTGCTTAAAGCTTTTAAATCTTCTTTTGAAAGTTCTTTTGCTTCGCCATGATGTTTTAAGGCTCTTATTGTCGCCACTAAAACTATACAATTAGGATTTAATTTTGCTAATCTGCATTTTATATCCAAAAATTTTTCAGCTCCCAAATCTGCAGCAAATCCCGCTTCGGTTATCGTATAGTCTGCAAGTTTCAAAGCCATTTTTGTAGCCAAGATTGAATTGCATCCATGCGCTATATTTGCAAAAGGACCGCCATGAACTATAGCGGGAGTATTTTCAAGAGTTTGAACTAAATTAGGTTTTATAGCATCTTTAAGCAAAACTGCAGCCGAACCTTCAATTTTTAAATCTTTTACTTTTAATGGATTGTCGTTTTTATCGTAAGCAAAAATTATATTTCCAATTCTTTTTTTCAAATCCATTAACGAAGTCGACAAACATAATATAGCCATTATTTCGGATGAAACCGTAATTTGAAAAGAAGATTCTCTCGGAATTCCATTTTGACTTCCGCCAAGTCCGATTATTATATTTCTTAAAGCTCTGTCGTTCATGTCAACCGCTCTTTTGAAAACAATTTTATTAATATCGATATTTAATTTATTTCCTTGTTTTATATGATTGTCTATGCATGCGGCTATAAGATTATGAGCGCTCCCGATTGCATGAAAATCTCCATTGAAATGCAAATTAATATCTTCCATAGGAATTATTTGAGAATATCCGCCTCCGCAAGCTCCTCCTTTAATTCCAAATACTGGACCTAGCGAAGGCTCTCTTAAAGCGGCGATTGTCCTTTTTCCGATTTTATTTAAGCCTTGAGTTAATCCGATTGTAACGGTTGATTTTCCTTCTCCCGCTGGAGTCGGAGTTATCGCCGTCACTAAAATAAGTTTTCCGTCTTTTTTATTTTTTAATTTGTCTAAAAGCGACAATTCAATTTTAGCTTTATATTTTCCGTAGACTTCATAATCTCCGTCTTTTAAGTTTAATTTTTTCGCTATCTCTTCGATTCTTTTTAATTTGCATTCTTGAGCTATTTGTATATCGGTTTTCATTTTCGCCTCCAAAATATTAGTTTTCTAATTATATACGGTATATAAAAAATAACAATTTTTTTATTTATTTGAAATTAAAATTTATTCTTACTTTAATTAACATCAAAAAAGTTGAGAGTAAATTTTTTGCATCCGTCTACCTTTGGCATAGTTATTTTTTATGGGATAAAAATAACATCAATTTTTTTATACCTTTTATTATAAATAATTAAAGTAAATAAATCTCACTGAAAGCAAACAGTCAACATAAAATATTGCTTTATATCAATTATCCTCTCTTCTCTTTTACTATTCCGCTTTTATAGGCATTTAAAAGTTCCGACAAATCGGATATTCTTTTTGAAAGCGCTTTTCCCGTATCGGTTTCTCCTACTGTAACTCTTTTATTAAATCTTTCGACTATGGTAATTTTTGGAGAGATTTTAAATCCAGAATCTACAACTTCGGCAAAAGGTCTATGTTCAGCGATAATCATCATATTTGAATTTGATATTAAAGTATATCCTCCAATTCCAGTGCTTTTATGATATGCTTTTGATAATCCGCCGTCTATAACGAGCAATATTCCTCCGCCTTTTATAGGGCTTTCTCCTTTATGAGTTTTTACGGGAACATGTCCGTTTACAATATGCGATTTATTAATATCCAAATCAAATTCTTTCAATATGCTTTTACAATAATCTCTGTCCTCTATATGATAATAATATGGATTATAATGCTCTTTATGAGTGGCTTTATCTTCAATAAAATATCTTTCAAAAGTCGTCATTTTATTTTTTCCAAATAATGGCGATTTTGGTCCGCTCCATAAATACCAACAATAATCTAAAGCGTTTAATTGCTCTTCGCTTCCAACCTCGCAATAAAACGCCTTTCTTACTTTATCTTCAACCTGTTTTAAATATTTCCATCCCGATAAATATTGTCCGTCAATATAAACATCGTCAAAAGTTCCGTCCTCTTTTGTAGGAATGCAACCATGATAAAGCAAATTGCCGTTAAATATTTTATATATTCCGCCCTTATCATAAATATAATTCATATGTCTTTGCAAAACGGGACTATTTATAAAAGAGAACGCCAAACTTTGTATTAAAGTATTTTCGCCTTCGGTTAATTCAAAAGGATTTTCTGGATTAATTGTAGGAAAATTTTTATCTTTTAATTCGTAAACTTTGCCTTCAATATTTATAGTTCCGTTTTTATAATCGATTTTATCGAGTAAAATTCTTTCGTCCATTCCGTAATTAGGATGTCTTTTTATTAATTGACATTCCAATTTAAATTGAATTATAGAAATCGCTTTATGCATTTTTGCAGCTAATTCTTTATCAACTTCGTCATACATATTTTTATCTAAAGTGTTCGGCTTAAAAACTTCGCAAGGGTCGTCTTTATAAACTTCGTTTGCAAAAGAAGAAAGCGAGCGCAAATTTATTCCATAACTATATTCAAGCAAATCAAAATTATTATATCTTATTGCAAGACGCGCCGCATTGGCTACGCAAATTAAACTTCCTTTAGCCGCTCCAAGCCAATGGATATCATGATTTCCCCAAGCTATATCGACTTCGTTAAAAGTCATTATGCTTTCCATAACTTTATCGGGATGAGGTCCTCTGTCGTAAATATCGCCGACTATATGAAGTCTATCGACAGAACATTGACGAATCAAATGGCATAAAGCTATAATAAATTTTTCTTCCGCCGAAATTTCTATTATAGAATCTATTATTGAAAAATAATAATTTTCTTTATTTT
Protein-coding regions in this window:
- the mscL gene encoding large conductance mechanosensitive channel protein MscL, with product MLQEFKKFIMRGNILDMSVGIIIGAAFSKIADSLVNDILMPPIGLLLKGIDFSNIFLVIKKGVENEGPYHSLEAAKSAGAVVISYGVFINTLITFFITALAIFLVIKAFNKMENSFVKKEKEQKEITEKACPYCFSNINIKAVKCPNCTSSLDK
- the pepF gene encoding oligoendopeptidase F, which gives rise to MENKLILRKNVKTEDTWNLTLLYKNDKEFESDFKKMEEFSNKAKKFKGNLSNSASELKNILDSIMKASIILEKLGSYAFLKQTEDLTNNDSNIKAARLSKLSSEISANLSFFGPELMSIEDKKIKSFLKDEVLKEYLIYLNNILKYKPHTLSEKEERILALQGELSSTASNVFDTLNDADLDFGEIKINNKKMPLTHATFSSFQQSQDRKIRKESYNQFYKEYDKHKNTLAELYASQIKQDIFSAKIRNYKSVREMELFQDDIPISVYDSLIESVHNALPSLHNYYKYCQKKLRIKDFRQYDKYAPIVKNVKIKNTFNDAVNILSKAFEPLGEEYTNILTKGLNSRWVDKYENKGKTSGAFSAGCYVSEPYILMNFRDETIESVFTLAHEAGHSMHSYYSRKNNPYQHHNYTIFEAEVASTFNEKLLFNYLMQNESKKEVKKFLLNKDINGFVATVFRQTMFAEFEHIIHKEAEEGNPTTLELIRKVYKDLLKKYFGKNAALEEVSDLEALRIPHFYRSFYVYKYATGMSAAVALSNGVIEGNKRNDYTNRNNYLKFLKSGGSKTPIENLKVAGVDMTKPEVVKSALKLFAKEVEELKKLN
- a CDS encoding formate--tetrahydrofolate ligase, yielding MKTDIQIAQECKLKRIEEIAKKLNLKDGDYEVYGKYKAKIELSLLDKLKNKKDGKLILVTAITPTPAGEGKSTVTIGLTQGLNKIGKRTIAALREPSLGPVFGIKGGACGGGYSQIIPMEDINLHFNGDFHAIGSAHNLIAACIDNHIKQGNKLNIDINKIVFKRAVDMNDRALRNIIIGLGGSQNGIPRESSFQITVSSEIMAILCLSTSLMDLKKRIGNIIFAYDKNDNPLKVKDLKIEGSAAVLLKDAIKPNLVQTLENTPAIVHGGPFANIAHGCNSILATKMALKLADYTITEAGFAADLGAEKFLDIKCRLAKLNPNCIVLVATIRALKHHGEAKELSKEDLKALSKGFDNLDKHIENMQKYNIPIIVAINKFSSDTEKEINLIKEHCKSLNIKIALCEAWEHGGNGAKELAKKVVKIIETKKSNYKPLYKLNLPVKEKIEIICKEIYGAEKIEFSNKALKMIKKAESLGFGNFPICISKTQKSISDNPSLLGAPKNYTLNIDEIKLASGAGFIIAMAGGIIDMPGLPKIPAACNIDIDKKGNIKGLF
- a CDS encoding class I SAM-dependent methyltransferase yields the protein MNDKTINNIVWWIPIRKLRDKVRYDLLKLVEERKYMPPKLKYLLNEIIIDGENIETDEENRKLIKDILINSENENNSILHNYFINNNSNAIHKGFSYFDLYERYFSRFKGRDINLLEIGVQNGGSTKMWEYYFKKINPNFKINIFGLDIDNRVKSLGIENENIKLFVGSQSDRDFLRKLKSEIPKIDILIDDGGHRMEEQIITFEEMYSHIKDDGIYWCEDCGTSYWKGHYGGGYKNPNSYIEYMKNLIDSINAYNATEKDNLRVSNFTNTAYGIYFHENVVVVEKKLRNPYYVNIAIGSSIGKHIIY
- a CDS encoding fructose-1,6-bisphosphatase gives rise to the protein MMMNKNLKDKDYLELLSKNYPTIDDASVEIINLKAISQLPKGTEYFLSDIHGESEGFEYLLGTSSGVIREKIELLFKNTLPEHDRVELQILIVDTKNLINQKSSEKDFNDWCRITIYRLIRICKVVTSKYTRSKIRKKMPSNFAYILDELLQTGDEENKENYYFSIIDSIIEISAEEKFIIALCHLIRQCSVDRLHIVGDIYDRGPHPDKVMESIMTFNEVDIAWGNHDIHWLGAAKGSLICVANAARLAIRYNNFDLLEYSYGINLRSLSSFANEVYKDDPCEVFKPNTLDKNMYDEVDKELAAKMHKAISIIQFKLECQLIKRHPNYGMDERILLDKIDYKNGTINIEGKVYELKDKNFPTINPENPFELTEGENTLIQSLAFSFINSPVLQRHMNYIYDKGGIYKIFNGNLLYHGCIPTKEDGTFDDVYIDGQYLSGWKYLKQVEDKVRKAFYCEVGSEEQLNALDYCWYLWSGPKSPLFGKNKMTTFERYFIEDKATHKEHYNPYYYHIEDRDYCKSILKEFDLDINKSHIVNGHVPVKTHKGESPIKGGGILLVIDGGLSKAYHKSTGIGGYTLISNSNMMIIAEHRPFAEVVDSGFKISPKITIVERFNKRVTVGETDTGKALSKRISDLSELLNAYKSGIVKEKRG